The following is a genomic window from Bosea sp. RAC05.
GCAGTGGTGGATGCGCCCGGGCCCCAGCCGGGCCTGCGCCAGCGCGAAGCCCGCGCCTTCCTCGCCGAGCAGGTTGGTGGCGGGCACGCGTACGGCGTCGAAATCGGTCTCGGTATGCCCCTCCGGCGAATGGTGGTTGAGCAGCGGCAGGTTGCGCATCACGCTGACGCCCGGAGCATCCATCGGCACGATGATCATCGAGTGGCGCTTGTGCGGGTCGGCATCCTCGGCGAGGTCCGACAGCCCCATCACGATGCAGAACTTGACGTTGGGATGCAGCGCCCCGGTGGTCCACCATTTGCGGCCGGTGACGATGTAGTCGTCGCCGTCGCGGATGATCGTGGTCTGCAGGTTCGTCGGGTCGGAGGAAGCGACGCCCGGCTCGGTGATGCCGACGCAGGAGCGAATCTCGCCGTTCATGAGGGGAACCAGCCAGCGCGCCCGCTGCTCCGGCGTCGCGAAGAGATGCAGGATCTCCATGTTGCCGGTGTCGGGGGCGTTGCAGTTGAACACCTCCGACGACCAGTAGATCCGCCCCATGATCTCCGCGAGCGGCGCATATTCGAGATTGGAGAGCCGCGTGCCCGGCTCGTCGGGCCTCAGCGCCGGCAGGAACAGGTTCCACAGCCCCTCCGCCTTGGCCCGCGCCTTCAGCCCGTCGATCAGCGCGATGGGATAGCGCCCGGCCTCGACCTCCTCGCGCCAGCGCGCATCGGCGGGCTGGACATGGGCGTCCATGAACGCCTGCAGCCGCGTGCGCAGTTCCTCGACCCGGGCGGAATAGGCGAAATCCATGGTGTCGTCCCTCAGTCGCGGCCGTCGATCACGGCCTCTGCGCGCAGCGCGAAACTCTCCGCCATCTCGCCGACCGCCACCGCATTCTCGGCGGCAGCATTGCCGGCCTTCGCCCGCGCCGCGATGCCGTCGAGGATCACCGCGAAGCGCAGCAGCGAGAAGGCGAGGTGGAAGCGGCCCGGCCCTTCGGCCCGGCCGGCCGCGGCGCAGTAGCGGTCGAGATAGGCGGCTTGTGTCGGAATGCCTAGCGCCTGCCGGTCGAGCCCGACGATGCCGGCATACATGGCGGGCGTCGAATGCCAGGGCAGGCAGGAAAAGGCGACGTCCGAGAGCGGGTGCCCGAGCGTCGAGAGCTCCCAGTCGAGCACGGCGATCACCTCCGGCCGCTCAGGCGCGAACATCAGGTTGCCGAGCCGGAAGTCGCCATGGACGATGGTCGTCTCCGGCGTCTCGTCGAGATGCTCGCTCAGCCAGGCGAAGACGCGGTCGACCGCGGGGATATCGCGCGTCTTCGTCTCCTGCCACTGCCGGCTCCAGCGGGCGATCTGGCGGGCGTAGTAATTGCCGGGCTTGCCGTAATCGGCCAGCCCCGCCGCCTGCCAGTCGAAGCCGTGCAGCGCGGCCAGCGTCTCCGCCATCGCGAAATACATCGCCGCGCGGTCGTCAGGCGTCACGCCGGGCAGGGCGGTGTCGTGGAAGACGCGCCCCTCCAGCCGCTCCATCAGGTAGAAGGGCGTGCCGACAACGCCCTCGTCCGCCTCGAACAGCAATACGGGCGGCACCGGCACGGCCGATCCCGCCAGCGCCTTGAGAATCCGATATTCGCGATCGACCGCATGGGCCGAGGGCAGCAGCGGCCCCGGCGGCTTTTTGCGCAGGACGAGCCGCGTGCCGGCGTCCGGATAGGACAGGAAGAAGGTCGGGTTGGACTGGCCGCCGCTGATCCGCTCCAGAGTCATCGGCCCCGCGGCCCGCCCGGGCAGGGCCGCGCGCAGATAGGCATCGAGGCGGGCGGCGTCGAATTCCAGCGGGGCAGGGGCGGGCGCAGGCATGGGCGGCATCATCGGCAGGGGGAGGGACGGGGTCAACGCGACGGACGGGTCACGATGTCGCGCCGCCTTTGATCCTGACCACCGAGACCGAGCAGCGCGCCTCGGCCACGACCTTGGTCGAGACGCTGCCGAGATGGCGCCGCACCGCCGAGGAGCTGCGGGCGCCGAGCACGATATGGTCGATGTCGTTGTGCTCGGCATAGCCGAGGATCGCATCGGCGGCGCTGACCGCCTCGATCACGTGATAGCTCACCCGGTCCTCGCGCAGATGCAGCGGCCGGGCCCAGTCCTTCAGCGCGACGAGCCGCCCGATATAGGCCGAGCGGCCCTGCGCATCGAGGCCCTGATCGTCGCGCAACAGCTCGGTGCGCAGGATGCTCAGGCAGGCGAGCCAGGAATCCTCCCGCGCGTCCAGAAGGCGGCGCGTCTCCGCCAGGATCGCCTGCGCCAGCTCGTCATGGGCGCCCGAGAGATCGACCGCCGCCAGCACGATCGCGGGGCCGGCCTCGCGGCGTGCACGCGTCGGCGGCCCCAGCACCTCGCTCTCCTCGCGCTTCTGGAAGCGCGCCAGCAGGCGCTGCCCGAGACTGGGTGGGGCTGACGGCTTGCGATGGCGGGCGACGACGACCTGGTCGGGATGGCGCAGGTCGAAGGCCACCTTGGCGGCCTCGGCATAACGCCGGCTGCGGTCGACCTCGAGGCAGCGCAGCACGATCTCCTCGAGCCAGGCCGGTATCTCCGGCCGCAGCGCGCGTGGCGGGCGCGGCGCGTGATAGAGCCGCCGCTTCATGCCGGGCAGCGTAGCCGGCCGGCCGAAGGGCTCCTCGCCCGTCGCCATCTGGTAGAGCAGGCAGCCCAGGGCGAAGATGTCGCTCGCCGGGTCGGAGCGGTCGCCCAGCACCTGCTCCGGCGCCATATAGGCCGCCGTCCCCATCGGGGCGGAGCTCTCCTCGCCGAGCAGATCCGGCAGCTCGGCATGGCGCGACAGGCCGAAATCGAGCAGCACGGCGCCATTCGGCGTGATCATCACGTTCTCGGGCTTGAGATCGAGATGCACCACCTTCTGCCGATGCAGATCCGCCAGGGCGATGGCGATCGCGCTGCCGATGCGCACCACCTCGGCGATCGGCAGCGGCGCCTTGCCCATGGTCTCCGCCAGCCGCTCGCCCGCGACGAAAGCCATCGCGATGTAGGGGATGGCAGCGAGGTCGCCGGCGCCCGCGAAGGCCGGCACATGCGGCCCGGAGAGCCGCTTGTGGACCATCACCTCCGTCTCGTAGCCGACGATGGTCGAGACGTCGGCGCCGGGGTCGAGGATCGGGATCTTCATCACCAGAGGCACGGCGTGCCCTGGATGGCTCGCCCGCCAGAGCGTCGCCATGCCGCCCGAGGGCAGCCGCTCCGTCAGGGTGAAGCCGTCGATGACCGAGCCGATGCGGGGCATCTCCATGGCGGTTCCCTTCATCCTAGCGGCCGACCTGCAGCCGCAGGCCGAGCCAGTCCGGCAGGCCGGCAGCGGCGATCTTGCGGGCGGTCTCCTGCGTGTCATAGGGCACGCGGACCATCGTCACCTCGCGCCGGTCGGTATCGAGAAGCGCAAGGCAGGCGGCGGGATTGCCGTCGCGCGGCTGGCCGACGGCACCGACCACAACGACATGGCGGCGGATCGCGGACAGCGGCGCGGCGACCTGCGCCAGCGGCGTGAAGCGCACCGGCTCGCGCCCCGGCAGCGCGTAGTAGATCGCCGGCACATGGGTATGGCCGCAGAGCACCAGCGGGGCGGCCGTCGCCGCCAGGCAGTCGCGCGCCGCCTTCTCATGGCGCAGATAGGGCCACTTCGCTGGCGTCGCGGCGCTGGCATGGACCAGCAGCAGGCCCGGCAGCTCCGCCGTCAGCGGCAGGCGCGACAGGAAGGCGAGATGGGCGGGCGAGAGCTGCGCGCGTGTCCAGACGATCGCGTCATGGGCATGCGGCGTCATCCCGCTTGGGCCCTGGACCGTGGCCTCGTCATGATTGCCCAGAACACAGAGCGCCCCGTCCGCGACCAGCCGCTCGGTCGTCTCGACTGCGAAGGCGGGATCGGGCCCGTAACCGACGATGTCGCCGAGCAGCACGATGCGGTCGGGCGCCAGCCGTACGACCTCGGCGAGGACCGCCTCGGTCGCCTCGCGGTTGGCGTGCAGATCCGTGAGGACGGCGATGCGCATGGGCGGCAGGACCGCGGGGATCGGGCCTCCGCTGTGCCACCCTCACGCGCCGGGCGCCATTGGCCTTTCGGCGCGGCCGCGTCAGGCGGCGGGCCGCAGCCGCTTCTTAAGCCGCGTCGAGACCGTAGAGCGAATGCAGCGTGCGCACCGCGAGTTCGGTATAGGCGGCGTCGATCAGCACCGAGAACTTGATCTCGGAGGTGGTGATGGCGCGGATGTTGATGCCCTTTTCCGACAGGGCCCGGAAGGCGCGCGCCGCCACGCCGGCATGGCTGCGCATTCCGACACCGATCGCCGAGACCTTGACCACGTCGGTCGCGCCCTGCAGCGCCTGGTAGTGGATCTGCCCGTGCAGGCTCTCCAGCAGCGTCTTGGCGCGCTCGTAATCGGCGGTGGGTACGGTGAAGGTGATGTCGGTCGTCGCCTGGTCGTCGGAGACGACCTGGATGATCATGTCGACATTGATGTTGGCGTCCGCCAGCGGGCCGAAGATCGCGGCGGCGATGCCCGGCTTGTCGGCCACGCGCCGGAGCGTGATCTGGGCTTCATCGCGCGAGAACGCGATGCCGGTGACGATCTGCTGTTCCACGATGTCGTCCTCGTCGCAGATGAGGGTGCCTGGATTGGGATTGGTGGGGTCGTCGAAGGAGGAGCGCACATAGGTCGGCACGCGATGCACCATCGCGATCTCGACCGAGCGCACCTGCAGCACCTTGGAGCCGAGCGAGGCCATCTCCAGCATCTCCTCGAAGGAGACCCTGTCCATGCGCCGCGCCTTGGGCACGACGCGCGGGTCGGTGGTGTAGACGCCGTCGACATCGGTGTAGATGTCGCAGCGGTCCGCCTTCAGCCCCGCCGCGATCGCCACCGCCGAAGTGTCCGAGCCGCCGCGCCCGAGCGTGACGATGCGGTTGCTGCCGGCATGGACGCCCTGGAAGCCCGAGCACACCGCGATCTCGCGGTTGCGGCCGAAGCCGGCGAGAATGCCGGCCCCGTCGACGCTCTCGATGCGCGAAGAACCATGCGCGTCGGACCCGAAGATCGGGATCTGCCAGCCCTGCCAGGAGCGGGCCGGCATCCCCATCTCCTGCAGCACGAGCGCCATCAGGCCGGAGGTGACCTGCTCGCCCGAGGCCACGACGACGTCATATTCGGCGCGGTCGTAGAGCGGCGCGGCCTCCTTGCACCAGCCGACCAGCTCGTTGGTCTTGCCCGACATCGCCGAGACGACGACCGCGACCTCGTGGCCGGCGTCGAATTCCCGTTTGACGTGCCGGGCCGCGTTCTTGATGCGCTCGACGGTTGCGACGGACGTACCGCCGAATTTCATCACCAGACGGGCCATGGCGGTCCAGAGGCTCTCAAAACCAAAGAAGATCCCGACGGGCGGGACGAAAGGTCACCCTCGCGCCGGGCGCAGGGCGCGTGTAGATGACGGGCAGCGGCGGGCCTGTCAATGCGACGAGGGTCCGGCACCTTCGAATGGAGCACGAGCATGGCGGCAACCGCACGGACGCAGGGCGCAACCCCGGACGGTTCCACCATCGACCCCGCCGAGGTGGCGCGCTTCGAGGGCATCGCGAAAACCTGGTGGGACCCGAAGGGGCCCATGGCGGTGCTGCACAAGTTCAACCCCGTTCGCCTCGCCTTCATCCGCGATCTCGCCTGTGCCCGCTTCGGCCGCGATCCGAAGACGATGCGGGCCCTCGAGGGGCTCACCCTCGTCGACATCGGCTGCGGCGGCGGCGTGCTGAGCGAGCCGCTGGCGCGGCTGGGGGCGCAGGTGACCGGGCTCGACCCGGCGCCGACCAATGTCGCGGTCGCCCGCGCCCATGCCGAGGCCTCGGGCCTTGCGGTCGATTATCGCCAGGAGACCATCGAGGCCCTCGTGGCCGAAGGGGCGCGCTTCGACATCGTCCTGGCGATGGAGGTCGTCGAGCATGTCGCCGATGTCGAGGCCTTCGTCGCAGCCTGCTGCGCGGCGGTGAAGCCCGGCGGTCTTCTGGTGATGGCGACGCTGAACCGCACGCTCAAGTCCTATGCGCTCGCCATCGTCGGGGCCGAATACGTCCTGCGCTGGCTGCCCCGCGGCACCCATGACTGGGAGAAGTTCGTCACGCCCGGCGAACTCGGTGCGGCGATCGAGCGGAGCGGCCTTGAGCTCGGCGAGAGCACCGGCGTCGTCTACAATCCGTTCTCGGACCGCTGGTCGGTGGCCCGCGACATGGACGTCAACTACATGCAGGCGGCGTATCGTCGGGTCTGATGGGGAGCCGGGTCGACCCGCCGCTCACATCCAGCGCCTGATCGCCGTGAGGATGATCAGCGTCGCGAGGCCGGCGCCCAATGCGACGAAGGCCGTGGTCGCCGCCGGATTGGCGCCGATCGCGTAGCCCAGATGCCGCCATGTCGTCGCATAGTCGAGCTTGCGCCAGATCAGCGTGCCGCCGACGGCGCCGGCCAGGATGATCAGCCCATTGAGGATGATGCCGAAGGCGCCGTCGCGCAGCAGCATGTCGGAGATCCAGCCGAACAGCAGAACGCCGACCCCGACGATGGCCAGGAACACGACCAGCTGCGGCGTCGACATGTCGGGCAGGCCGAGCATCAGGATCAGCGTGCGCATGGTGCAGTCTCCGGAAACCGCGCCATCATAGCGAGCGGTGGTTAAGGGGACGCTGCCGATGGCGCAGCCGGCCGCATCGTCTGCCCCGCGGCCGCACGGACCGCCGGAGGGAGCGCGCCGAGCACTCGCGGGCTGCCCTGTTGCGTTGCATCATAGTTCGTTCGGCCTATGGCGCGGCGCAACATATGGTGCATGATCTCGGTCAAATCTGCCGCAGCCGCCAAGGCGACCGTCAATCGGCAGACCAAGCAGGGGAGAGACGACCATGTCGAAGACGCAGGCCGCCGCGCAACCGCTCAAGGACCTCTACGAACTGGGCGAACTGCCCCCGCTCGGCCATGTGCCGGCGAACATGTATGCCTGGACGATCCGCCGCGAGCGCCATGGGCCGCCGCAGGAGAGCTTCCAGGTCGAGGTGGTGCCGACCTGGGCGATCGGCGAGGAGGAGGTGCTGCTGCTCGTGATGGCCGGCGGCGTCAACTACAACGGCATCTGGGCCGGTCTCGGCCAGCCGATCTCGCCCTTCGACGTCCACAAGCAGTCGCTGCATATCGCCGGCTCGGACGCCTCGGGCATCGTCTGGGCGGTCGGCTCCAAGGTGAAGCGTTGGAAGGTCGGCGACGAGGTCATCGTCCATTGCAACCAGGACGATGGCGACGACGAGGAGTGCAATGGCGGCGACCCGATGTTCTCCTCTTCCCAGCGCATCTGGGGCTACGAGACGCCGGACGGCTCCTTCGCGCAGTTCTGCCGGGTGCAGTCGCGCCAGCTCATGGTCAAGCCCAAGCACCTCTCCTGGGAGGAGGCGGCCTGCTACACGCTGACGCTCGCCACCGCCTACCGCATGCTGTTCGGCCACGCCCCGCACACGATCAAGCCGGGCGACAACGTCCTGGTCTGGGGCGCCTCGGGCGGGCTCGGCGTCTTCGGCGTGCAGCTCTGTGCGGCCTCGGGCGCCAACGCCATCGGCGTGATCTCGGACGAGACCAAGCGCGACTATGTGCTGGGGCTGGGCGCCAAGGGCGTGATCAACCGCAAGGATTTCAACTGCTGGGGCCAGATGCCCACCGTCAACAGCCCGGAATACGATGTCTGGGTGAAGGAGGCCCGCAAGTTCGGCAAGGCGATCTGGGACATCACCGGCAAGAAGGACGTCGACATCGTCTTCGAGCATCCCGGCGAGGCGACCTTCCCGGTCTCCTGCCTCGTCGCCAAGCGCGGCGGCATGGTGGTGTTCTGCGCGGGCACCTCGGGCTTCAACATCACCTTCGACGCCCGCTATGTCTGGATGCGGCAGAAACGCGTGCAGGGCTCGCATTTCGCTCATCTCAAGCAGGCGAGCGCGGCCAACCAGTTCGTCATCGACCGGCGCCTCGACCCCTGCATGTCCGAGGTCTTCCCCTGGGACAAGATCCCGCTCGCCCATCACAAGATGTGGAAGAACGAGCACGCGCCGGGCAACATGTCCGTGCTGGTCTACGCCCCGCGCACGGGCCTGCGCACCTATGAGGACGTGGTCGAGGCGCTGGCGGGGTAGGGGCGGTTCGGGCGGAGCGGCGCTCAGGCGGAGCGCTTCAGCGCCGCCTTGCCCGCCGTCTGCTCGATGAAGGCCGACCGGCTCACGCCGCGGGCGCGCGCCGCCTCGTCGATGGCCCTCAGGACCTTCCGGTCCAGCATGACGTTGATGCGCTCCTTCGGCGGGGCGATATCGTCGAGCGGAATGTTCTCCAGAACCGCTCCGCTCCGCAGATGCTCATCGACGAAGATGTCCTTGATCTCCGAGATGATGTCAGGATCGCCGAGAAGTTCTTTCAGGGTCCGGGCGTGGGGAACGTCGTCCCCGTCCGCGCGCAACGCTGCGATATGGCCGGCAAGGGCTTCTCGCGCCTTCTTTCTGGCTTCCTCATCCGTGGCTCCCGACGAAACGCAGCCGGGCAGATCGGGAAAGGTCACACCCCAGGTCGCCGATCCCGGCTCGGGCAAATGAAGCAGGGCAAAATAGCTGGCCGACATCAAATCCTCCTATCGCGAGTTTCGCCACCGCTCAGGCTCAAGCCAGACCCGCCTGCCGTCTCACGGATTTCACCGTTTTTGGATGCATGTCCTTGACGGGGGGCGGCAGCGTGACCTTGCCGGGCTTCGAGGGGTGTTTGAAATGGTGATGGCTGCCGGTCACGGAGTGACGCACCCATCCATCGCGCTCCAGTTCCTTGATCAAGTCGCGCGAATCCATCGGCCCTGAAGCCCGACTGATTGTGGATGTTTTACACACGCAACTCCCGTTGGCCAAGGTGGCGGATTGCGCTGAGGTCTGAGATCGACATCGCCGTCTCTCAACTGCGTAAATGGTCCACCAAATCTGTCTGCTGCGGCGGCGCTTGCGTGCCAGCGCGCAAACAGATAACCGTTCGGTAAAGTAATTCACCGGACGAGGCGCCGATGTCGCTCCAGCTCTATGCCCATCCCTTCTCCTCCTACTCGCAGAAGGTGCTGATCGCGCTCGACGAGAACGAGACGCCCTTCACGCTGCGCCTGCTCAGCAGCGAGGATACGAAGACCGGTGCGGAATTCGCCGCGCTGTGGCCGCTGAAGCGCTTCCCGGTGCTGGTCGACGGGGCCGAGACGGTGGTCGAATCCAGCATCATCATCGAGCATCTCGAACTGCATCACCCCGGCCCGCGCCCGCTGCTGCCGCGGCAGCCGAAGGAGGCGCTCCCCGTGCGCGCGATGGACCGCTTCTTCGACAATTACATCATGAGCCCGATGATGCGGATCGTCTTCGACCGGATCCGGCCGGCGGAGGACCGGGATGCGCTCGGCGTCGCCGAGGCGCGCGCCCTGCTCGACACCGCCTATCAGTGGCTCGACGGCCAGCTCGCCGGACGGGCCTGGGCCTGCGAGGGCGATTTCTCCATGGCCGACTGCGCGGCGGCGCCTTCGCTGTTCTACGCCGACTGGGTCCACGAGATCGACGCGGCCTTCCCGAACACGCGCGCCTACCGGGCGCGGCTGCTGGCGCGCCCCTCGGTCGCCCGTGCCGTCGAGGCGGCGAGGCCCTATCGCCACCTCTTTCCGCTCGGCGCCCCCGATCGGGATTGAGGCGACGGCGCCTCCGCCCGCAGTCATGACATGGCGGGCGGGCGCCGACGCGCTGTCGCGGTGCGGGGAAGGGCTGTAGAGCATCGCGCTCGCAAAGGCGTCCCATGCTGTCCTCGCCCCTCTTCCTGCGCATTGTCCCGCTCGTCTTCACCTTCCTCTGGTCGTCGGGGTGGATCGTCGCGGGCTATTCGGCGCAATACGCCGACCCGCTGACCTTCCTCTCCGTGCGCTTTGCCAGCGCCGCGGTCCTGCTGGGTGCGCTGTCCTGGGCCGTCGGCGCGCCCTGGCCGCAGACACCACGGGCCTGGCTGAACTGCATCATCGCCGGCGTGCTGCTGCACGCGATCTATCTCTGCGGCGTCTGGTGGGCGGTGCGCCATGGCCTGCCGGCCGGGATATCGGGCCTGATCGCGGGCCTGCAGCCGATCCTGACTGCGCTGCTGGCGCCGGCGCTGGTCGGCGAGCGCATCTCGGCCATCCGCTGGGCCGGCATCGTCTGCGGCTTCCTCGGCATCGCGCTGGTTCTGGAGCCCAAGCTGGTCGGGGTCGATCCGGTTGCGCTCTGGGGCATCCTCATTCCCGTCGCTGTGAACCTCGTCGGCATGGTCGCGGTGACCTTCGGCTCCTTCTTCCAGAAGGCCCGCATTGTCTCCGGCGATCTGCGCACCGTCACGACGATCCAGTATGCCGCGGCCGTCGCCTTCACGCTGCCGCTCGCCTTCGCGCTCGAGCCGATGCGGATCGAGTGGAACCTGACCATGGCGCTCGTCCTGGCCTGGTCGGTGCTGGCGCTGTCGCTGGGGGCCATCGGGCTCTACCTGCTGATCCTGCGTCGCGGGGAGGTCTCGCGCATCGCGACCTTCCTCTATCTCGTGCCGGCTCTGGTGGCGGTCGAGGCCTGGATACTCTTCGGCGAGACGCTGGCGCCGCTCCAGATCGCCGGCATGGCGCTCACCATCATCGGGGTCGCGCTGGCCAGCCGCAAATAGCGCCGTAGGCGCAGGGTCGCACCATGCGGCGTTCTTGGGCCATGCGGCATTCTTGCGCCGAAAGAGGCATTCCGGCTTTCGAAATCTCGCCCTATGCTGCGACGCACAAGGGAGAGCAACCATGAGCGCACAAGCCGCCGCCATTCCTGTCGCCGAGCCGGTCCCCGAGAGCGCCACGGCGCTGATCGCCGCTGCGCTGCCGGGCTTCGAGACCCTGCTGCAGAATGCCGTCGCGGCGGTGCGCGCGGGCGTGACCGTGGAGGGGAAGATCTCCTCCGCCCGGCTCGAAGCGCAGCAGCACGCCGCCCATGGCCTCGCCTGGCTGGCGACCTATGTCATGGCGCTGCGCGAGCTGAAGGCCTATGGCGAGCGCCTCGCGTCCGAGAACCGCTATGGCGCGATCGAGGATCACGCCATCCGCATCGGCGCCGGCGAATATGCCGCGCAGATCTTCGGCGGCATTCCGATGAGCCAGGGCGAGATCGTGCGCCTGGCTGCGCTCGGCCT
Proteins encoded in this region:
- a CDS encoding acyl-CoA dehydrogenase family protein, translating into MDFAYSARVEELRTRLQAFMDAHVQPADARWREEVEAGRYPIALIDGLKARAKAEGLWNLFLPALRPDEPGTRLSNLEYAPLAEIMGRIYWSSEVFNCNAPDTGNMEILHLFATPEQRARWLVPLMNGEIRSCVGITEPGVASSDPTNLQTTIIRDGDDYIVTGRKWWTTGALHPNVKFCIVMGLSDLAEDADPHKRHSMIIVPMDAPGVSVMRNLPLLNHHSPEGHTETDFDAVRVPATNLLGEEGAGFALAQARLGPGRIHHCMRSIGQCEVALELMVERALQRKAFGRTLSDYANVQDWIAEGRMEIDQARLLCLRAAWMMDTHGNKAARTEVSAIKVVATRLQTKIADRAMQVFGAAGLSNDTPLAFIYSWGRALRFIDGPDEVHLRTVARAEVKKHQQSNRSTFAEQGVRAPYSKPNA
- a CDS encoding phosphotransferase family protein — translated: MPAPAPAPLEFDAARLDAYLRAALPGRAAGPMTLERISGGQSNPTFFLSYPDAGTRLVLRKKPPGPLLPSAHAVDREYRILKALAGSAVPVPPVLLFEADEGVVGTPFYLMERLEGRVFHDTALPGVTPDDRAAMYFAMAETLAALHGFDWQAAGLADYGKPGNYYARQIARWSRQWQETKTRDIPAVDRVFAWLSEHLDETPETTIVHGDFRLGNLMFAPERPEVIAVLDWELSTLGHPLSDVAFSCLPWHSTPAMYAGIVGLDRQALGIPTQAAYLDRYCAAAGRAEGPGRFHLAFSLLRFAVILDGIAARAKAGNAAAENAVAVGEMAESFALRAEAVIDGRD
- a CDS encoding bifunctional serine/threonine-protein kinase/universal stress protein, coding for MEMPRIGSVIDGFTLTERLPSGGMATLWRASHPGHAVPLVMKIPILDPGADVSTIVGYETEVMVHKRLSGPHVPAFAGAGDLAAIPYIAMAFVAGERLAETMGKAPLPIAEVVRIGSAIAIALADLHRQKVVHLDLKPENVMITPNGAVLLDFGLSRHAELPDLLGEESSAPMGTAAYMAPEQVLGDRSDPASDIFALGCLLYQMATGEEPFGRPATLPGMKRRLYHAPRPPRALRPEIPAWLEEIVLRCLEVDRSRRYAEAAKVAFDLRHPDQVVVARHRKPSAPPSLGQRLLARFQKREESEVLGPPTRARREAGPAIVLAAVDLSGAHDELAQAILAETRRLLDAREDSWLACLSILRTELLRDDQGLDAQGRSAYIGRLVALKDWARPLHLREDRVSYHVIEAVSAADAILGYAEHNDIDHIVLGARSSSAVRRHLGSVSTKVVAEARCSVSVVRIKGGATS
- a CDS encoding metallophosphoesterase family protein, with translation MRIAVLTDLHANREATEAVLAEVVRLAPDRIVLLGDIVGYGPDPAFAVETTERLVADGALCVLGNHDEATVQGPSGMTPHAHDAIVWTRAQLSPAHLAFLSRLPLTAELPGLLLVHASAATPAKWPYLRHEKAARDCLAATAAPLVLCGHTHVPAIYYALPGREPVRFTPLAQVAAPLSAIRRHVVVVGAVGQPRDGNPAACLALLDTDRREVTMVRVPYDTQETARKIAAAGLPDWLGLRLQVGR
- a CDS encoding aspartate kinase, giving the protein MARLVMKFGGTSVATVERIKNAARHVKREFDAGHEVAVVVSAMSGKTNELVGWCKEAAPLYDRAEYDVVVASGEQVTSGLMALVLQEMGMPARSWQGWQIPIFGSDAHGSSRIESVDGAGILAGFGRNREIAVCSGFQGVHAGSNRIVTLGRGGSDTSAVAIAAGLKADRCDIYTDVDGVYTTDPRVVPKARRMDRVSFEEMLEMASLGSKVLQVRSVEIAMVHRVPTYVRSSFDDPTNPNPGTLICDEDDIVEQQIVTGIAFSRDEAQITLRRVADKPGIAAAIFGPLADANINVDMIIQVVSDDQATTDITFTVPTADYERAKTLLESLHGQIHYQALQGATDVVKVSAIGVGMRSHAGVAARAFRALSEKGINIRAITTSEIKFSVLIDAAYTELAVRTLHSLYGLDAA
- the ubiG gene encoding bifunctional 2-polyprenyl-6-hydroxyphenol methylase/3-demethylubiquinol 3-O-methyltransferase UbiG; the protein is MAATARTQGATPDGSTIDPAEVARFEGIAKTWWDPKGPMAVLHKFNPVRLAFIRDLACARFGRDPKTMRALEGLTLVDIGCGGGVLSEPLARLGAQVTGLDPAPTNVAVARAHAEASGLAVDYRQETIEALVAEGARFDIVLAMEVVEHVADVEAFVAACCAAVKPGGLLVMATLNRTLKSYALAIVGAEYVLRWLPRGTHDWEKFVTPGELGAAIERSGLELGESTGVVYNPFSDRWSVARDMDVNYMQAAYRRV
- the ccrA gene encoding crotonyl-CoA carboxylase/reductase, whose protein sequence is MSKTQAAAQPLKDLYELGELPPLGHVPANMYAWTIRRERHGPPQESFQVEVVPTWAIGEEEVLLLVMAGGVNYNGIWAGLGQPISPFDVHKQSLHIAGSDASGIVWAVGSKVKRWKVGDEVIVHCNQDDGDDEECNGGDPMFSSSQRIWGYETPDGSFAQFCRVQSRQLMVKPKHLSWEEAACYTLTLATAYRMLFGHAPHTIKPGDNVLVWGASGGLGVFGVQLCAASGANAIGVISDETKRDYVLGLGAKGVINRKDFNCWGQMPTVNSPEYDVWVKEARKFGKAIWDITGKKDVDIVFEHPGEATFPVSCLVAKRGGMVVFCAGTSGFNITFDARYVWMRQKRVQGSHFAHLKQASAANQFVIDRRLDPCMSEVFPWDKIPLAHHKMWKNEHAPGNMSVLVYAPRTGLRTYEDVVEALAG
- a CDS encoding type II toxin-antitoxin system HicB family antitoxin, whose protein sequence is MSASYFALLHLPEPGSATWGVTFPDLPGCVSSGATDEEARKKAREALAGHIAALRADGDDVPHARTLKELLGDPDIISEIKDIFVDEHLRSGAVLENIPLDDIAPPKERINVMLDRKVLRAIDEAARARGVSRSAFIEQTAGKAALKRSA
- a CDS encoding type II toxin-antitoxin system HicA family toxin; the protein is MIKELERDGWVRHSVTGSHHHFKHPSKPGKVTLPPPVKDMHPKTVKSVRRQAGLA
- a CDS encoding glutathione S-transferase family protein, encoding MSLQLYAHPFSSYSQKVLIALDENETPFTLRLLSSEDTKTGAEFAALWPLKRFPVLVDGAETVVESSIIIEHLELHHPGPRPLLPRQPKEALPVRAMDRFFDNYIMSPMMRIVFDRIRPAEDRDALGVAEARALLDTAYQWLDGQLAGRAWACEGDFSMADCAAAPSLFYADWVHEIDAAFPNTRAYRARLLARPSVARAVEAARPYRHLFPLGAPDRD
- a CDS encoding DMT family transporter, which gives rise to MLSSPLFLRIVPLVFTFLWSSGWIVAGYSAQYADPLTFLSVRFASAAVLLGALSWAVGAPWPQTPRAWLNCIIAGVLLHAIYLCGVWWAVRHGLPAGISGLIAGLQPILTALLAPALVGERISAIRWAGIVCGFLGIALVLEPKLVGVDPVALWGILIPVAVNLVGMVAVTFGSFFQKARIVSGDLRTVTTIQYAAAVAFTLPLAFALEPMRIEWNLTMALVLAWSVLALSLGAIGLYLLILRRGEVSRIATFLYLVPALVAVEAWILFGETLAPLQIAGMALTIIGVALASRK